In Myxococcus guangdongensis, one genomic interval encodes:
- a CDS encoding phosphopantetheine-binding protein: MSTDTSTTPLQRQLAAYWRELLGAEVVRPQDHFLEVGGNSLMATMLANRIEEELGVQLSMVDLFDTLEHVTAVCEEQLREQGRTFPAA, encoded by the coding sequence GTGAGCACTGACACGAGCACCACGCCCCTTCAGCGCCAGCTCGCCGCGTACTGGCGCGAGCTGCTCGGGGCGGAGGTGGTGAGGCCGCAGGACCACTTCCTGGAGGTGGGCGGCAACTCGCTGATGGCGACGATGCTGGCCAACCGCATCGAGGAGGAACTGGGCGTCCAGCTCTCCATGGTGGACCTGTTCGATACGCTGGAGCACGTCACCGCGGTCTGCGAGGAGCAGCTCCGCGAGCAGGGCCGCACCTTCCCCGCGGCTTGA
- a CDS encoding AMP-binding protein: MDARFGSGPTREQSALYRSRGWWRDETVLDDLRRAIQKHPDKPAIVAARYFAKDVTRISYAQLGRYAERFAGALVSLGVARGELVAVQLPNWWQFTALALACARIGAVVAPIPPDYRRREVEFILGRTESSVYIGPLSWSGHSHRDMLREAASSLPALKHRVFIGAGADGATQEGELAFEAYFVERRWEDEVDQATLDVRSARADDICNVLYTSGTTGEPKGVVHSHNTNFGITRAIADVMALGEDDVVCLPSLLTASSGFTYLYLMAVNLGATAVYMDVGDPELTLRCIQEHGVTFMYGIPTYVMNVIAAKKKRGGETSSLRRLSTGSIPVPPHLIAAVRESFGVPLHTLWGMTENGAVTITRRDDPPDWPSHSDGRPVEWMEVRIVPALAEDGSPYPEGTGRLLVRGASQCLGYFKREDIYRASVDAEGWFDTGDLARDDGRGGIRIVGRLKDVIFRYGQKVPVVEVESALYSHPKVKEVAVIGHSDDRIGGERVCAVVVARDEAPTLDELRAHLKGLGMSNQYWPDRLEVVEEMPKTPSGKIRKYLLRERLQGPTAKVG; the protein is encoded by the coding sequence ATGGACGCACGGTTCGGAAGCGGCCCCACGCGGGAGCAGTCGGCGCTGTACCGGAGCAGGGGCTGGTGGCGTGACGAGACGGTGCTGGACGACCTGCGTCGAGCCATCCAGAAGCACCCGGACAAGCCGGCCATCGTCGCGGCGCGCTACTTCGCCAAGGACGTCACGCGCATCAGCTACGCGCAGCTGGGACGGTACGCGGAGCGCTTCGCGGGCGCGCTCGTGTCGCTGGGCGTGGCCCGGGGCGAGCTGGTGGCGGTGCAGCTGCCCAACTGGTGGCAGTTCACCGCGCTGGCGCTGGCGTGCGCGCGCATCGGCGCCGTCGTCGCGCCGATTCCCCCGGACTACCGACGCCGCGAGGTGGAGTTCATCCTCGGCAGGACGGAATCCTCCGTCTACATCGGACCGCTGAGCTGGAGCGGGCACTCGCACCGGGACATGCTGCGCGAGGCCGCGTCGTCGCTGCCGGCGCTGAAGCACCGCGTCTTCATCGGAGCGGGCGCGGACGGTGCCACGCAGGAGGGCGAGCTGGCCTTCGAGGCGTACTTCGTCGAGCGGCGCTGGGAGGACGAGGTCGACCAGGCGACGCTGGACGTCAGGTCCGCGCGCGCCGACGACATCTGCAACGTCCTCTACACCTCCGGCACCACGGGCGAGCCCAAGGGCGTCGTCCACTCGCACAACACCAACTTCGGCATCACCCGCGCCATCGCGGACGTCATGGCCCTGGGCGAGGACGACGTGGTGTGCCTGCCGTCGCTGCTCACCGCCTCCAGCGGATTTACTTACCTGTACTTGATGGCGGTGAACCTGGGGGCGACGGCTGTCTACATGGACGTGGGGGACCCGGAGCTCACGCTGCGCTGCATCCAGGAGCACGGCGTCACGTTCATGTATGGGATTCCCACGTATGTGATGAACGTCATCGCGGCGAAGAAGAAGCGCGGCGGTGAAACATCTTCGTTGCGTCGGCTGTCCACCGGCTCCATCCCCGTGCCGCCGCACCTCATCGCCGCGGTCCGCGAGAGTTTTGGCGTGCCACTGCACACGCTGTGGGGGATGACGGAGAACGGCGCGGTGACGATTACGCGACGGGACGACCCGCCGGACTGGCCGTCCCACAGCGACGGGCGACCGGTGGAGTGGATGGAGGTGAGAATCGTCCCCGCGCTGGCCGAGGACGGCTCGCCCTACCCGGAGGGCACCGGAAGGCTGCTCGTCCGGGGCGCGAGCCAGTGCCTGGGCTACTTCAAGCGGGAGGACATCTACCGCGCGAGCGTGGACGCGGAGGGTTGGTTCGACACGGGGGACCTCGCGCGGGACGACGGGCGTGGGGGCATCCGCATCGTCGGGCGGCTCAAGGACGTCATCTTCCGCTACGGCCAGAAGGTGCCGGTGGTGGAGGTGGAGTCGGCGCTGTACTCGCATCCGAAGGTGAAGGAGGTGGCCGTCATCGGGCACTCCGACGACCGCATCGGCGGGGAGCGGGTGTGCGCGGTGGTGGTGGCGCGCGACGAGGCGCCGACGCTGGACGAGCTGCGCGCGCACTTGAAGGGCCTGGGCATGTCCAACCAGTACTGGCCGGACCGGCTGGAGGTGGTGGAGGAGATGCCCAAGACGCCGTCGGGAAAGATTCGAAAGTACCTGCTGCGCGAGCGGCTCCAGGGCCCCACCGCCAAGGTGGGCTGA
- a CDS encoding 1-deoxy-D-xylulose-5-phosphate synthase N-terminal domain-containing protein, which translates to MVQVPLEERARRIRRTILRLAATPVGCHLGGSLSMVELLVVLLGRVMNVRPQEPRWEERDSLILSKGHAAAGLYAALAEFGFIDTEELVQRYNAEGSPYTGHVSAAVPGVEFPTGSLGHGLGLGVGMALGHRLRQRANRVFVVCGDGEMGEGSNWEALQIAAQHELSGLTVLVDRNGGQNDGPTESILSQGALVQRLSAFGLGTVEVDGHDMEALARVLEAPAEGPRAIVANTKKGAGVPMLRGKGPHYATFNPEQLKRALASLGEVTP; encoded by the coding sequence ATGGTCCAGGTACCCCTCGAGGAGCGCGCCCGTCGCATCCGCCGGACCATTCTCCGGCTCGCCGCCACGCCCGTGGGCTGCCACCTGGGGGGCTCGCTCTCCATGGTGGAGCTGCTCGTGGTGCTGCTCGGGCGGGTGATGAACGTGCGGCCCCAGGAGCCCCGCTGGGAGGAGCGCGACTCGCTCATCCTCTCCAAGGGCCACGCCGCCGCCGGGCTCTACGCCGCCCTGGCCGAGTTCGGCTTCATCGATACTGAAGAACTGGTGCAACGCTACAACGCGGAGGGCAGTCCCTATACCGGACACGTGAGCGCGGCGGTGCCGGGCGTGGAGTTCCCCACGGGGAGCCTGGGGCACGGACTGGGACTGGGAGTGGGGATGGCGCTGGGGCATCGGCTGCGGCAGCGCGCCAACCGCGTGTTCGTCGTCTGTGGAGACGGGGAGATGGGCGAGGGCTCGAACTGGGAGGCGCTGCAAATCGCGGCGCAGCACGAGCTGTCCGGACTCACCGTGTTGGTGGACCGCAACGGCGGACAGAACGACGGGCCCACGGAGAGCATCCTCTCCCAGGGCGCGCTGGTGCAGCGGCTGTCCGCGTTCGGTCTGGGCACCGTGGAGGTGGACGGGCACGACATGGAGGCGCTGGCGCGGGTGTTGGAGGCGCCCGCCGAGGGGCCTCGCGCGATTGTGGCGAACACGAAGAAGGGCGCGGGGGTGCCGATGCTGCGCGGCAAGGGGCCGCACTACGCGACGTTCAACCCGGAGCAGCTCAAGCGGGCGCTCGCGTCGCTGGGTGAGGTGACGCCGTGA
- a CDS encoding transketolase family protein — protein MTSSTSSGADLLTAPSDWLAEQPGLSNRLVFRHALARLADQDERVVLLEADLAGGGDPYAARHPERFLNLGICEAAMLDIASGMAATGHVVFAHTFAPFGAMRACEQVRLGLAYARANVKLVCDYGGLSGAFFGPTHHAIEDLAILRAMPNMTVVSPADGLETIQATRAVLEMEGPVYLRLGRNRVTRLDVARPAFALGRAMCLREGSDVGIIAHGEVGVSMALDVAARLETQGISARVVNLHTLKPFDEEALLETAERTRLLVTVEEHSILGGLGGAVCESVASHGLGRRVVRAGIQDRYDSAAGTHESLLQRHGLEAGALVETILGALPRPRLAALAPSRRG, from the coding sequence GTGACGAGCTCCACCTCCAGCGGCGCGGACCTGCTGACGGCGCCCTCGGACTGGCTCGCGGAGCAGCCGGGCCTGTCGAACCGGCTCGTGTTCCGGCACGCGCTGGCCAGGCTCGCGGACCAGGATGAGCGCGTGGTGCTGCTGGAGGCGGACCTGGCGGGGGGTGGAGACCCGTACGCCGCGCGCCACCCGGAGCGTTTCCTCAACCTGGGCATCTGCGAGGCGGCGATGCTGGACATCGCCAGCGGCATGGCGGCCACCGGCCACGTCGTCTTCGCCCACACGTTCGCGCCCTTCGGGGCGATGCGCGCGTGCGAGCAGGTGCGGTTGGGCCTGGCGTATGCGCGCGCCAACGTGAAGCTGGTGTGCGACTACGGCGGCCTGTCCGGCGCGTTCTTCGGCCCCACGCACCACGCCATCGAGGACCTGGCCATCCTGCGCGCCATGCCGAACATGACGGTGGTGTCGCCCGCGGACGGGCTGGAGACGATTCAGGCGACGCGGGCGGTGCTGGAGATGGAGGGCCCGGTGTACCTGCGGCTGGGCCGCAACCGCGTCACGCGGCTGGACGTGGCCCGGCCCGCCTTCGCCCTGGGGCGCGCCATGTGCCTGCGCGAGGGCAGCGACGTGGGCATCATCGCGCACGGAGAAGTGGGCGTGAGCATGGCGCTGGACGTGGCGGCGCGGCTGGAGACCCAGGGCATCTCCGCGCGCGTGGTGAACCTGCACACGCTCAAGCCCTTCGACGAGGAGGCGCTCCTGGAGACGGCCGAGCGCACCCGGCTGCTCGTCACCGTGGAGGAGCACTCCATCCTCGGCGGCCTGGGCGGCGCGGTGTGCGAGAGCGTGGCGAGTCACGGGTTGGGCCGGCGCGTGGTGCGCGCGGGCATCCAGGACCGCTACGACTCGGCGGCCGGCACCCACGAGTCGCTGCTGCAGCGCCACGGCCTGGAGGCGGGCGCGCTGGTGGAGACGATTCTCGGCGCCCTGCCCCGCCCCCGGCTGGCGGCGCTGGCACCCTCCAGGAGGGGATGA
- a CDS encoding RimK family alpha-L-glutamate ligase has product MMQGHEVHLVYTRLRTEERMLADALRARGFGVRTHADSQLVLPLSRERWQDGGPVLMRSMSFTRARYLASILEVKGARVLNTAHCISTCGDKALTTLALAKAEVPIPWAFVGFEEEACVAQMQERGFPVVTKPVLGSWGRMVARVDGVHAAEGMMSMRFEMGGAQDHVALVQQYIDKPGYDLRVYVIGKAVGGMRRRSEHWVTNTARGAVPERYEVPESHARLAEQAARAVGGEMVAVDLLETRAGEVMVNEINHCVEFARSIEFTGIPLPELMADYVRETLR; this is encoded by the coding sequence ATGATGCAAGGCCACGAGGTCCACCTGGTCTACACCCGCCTGCGCACCGAGGAGCGGATGCTCGCGGACGCGCTGCGCGCGCGGGGCTTCGGGGTGCGGACACACGCGGACTCGCAGCTGGTGCTCCCGCTGAGCCGCGAGCGCTGGCAGGACGGCGGGCCCGTGCTGATGCGCAGCATGTCCTTCACCCGGGCGCGCTACCTGGCCTCCATCCTGGAGGTGAAGGGCGCCCGGGTGCTCAACACCGCGCACTGCATCTCGACGTGCGGGGACAAGGCGCTCACCACGCTCGCGCTCGCCAAGGCGGAGGTGCCCATCCCCTGGGCCTTCGTCGGCTTCGAGGAGGAGGCCTGCGTCGCGCAGATGCAGGAGCGCGGCTTCCCCGTGGTGACCAAGCCCGTGCTCGGCTCGTGGGGGCGGATGGTGGCGCGCGTGGATGGCGTCCACGCGGCGGAGGGCATGATGTCCATGCGCTTCGAGATGGGCGGCGCGCAGGACCACGTGGCGCTGGTGCAGCAGTACATCGACAAGCCGGGGTACGACTTGCGCGTGTACGTCATCGGCAAGGCGGTGGGCGGCATGCGCCGACGCTCCGAGCACTGGGTGACGAACACCGCCCGGGGCGCGGTGCCGGAGCGCTACGAGGTGCCGGAGTCCCACGCCCGGCTCGCCGAGCAGGCGGCCCGCGCCGTGGGCGGGGAGATGGTGGCGGTGGACCTGCTGGAGACCCGGGCAGGCGAGGTGATGGTGAACGAAATCAACCACTGCGTGGAGTTCGCGCGGAGCATCGAGTTCACCGGCATCCCCCTGCCGGAGCTGATGGCGGACTACGTGCGGGAGACGTTGCGATGA
- the argC gene encoding N-acetyl-gamma-glutamyl-phosphate reductase, translated as MTRVAVLGAGGYAGGEVLRLLLAHPAVEVAQATSEQHAGKRLDFPHPHLRGASTLRFAPHDALEPCDVLVSCMPSGELIRRWAQVSPLAARIIDLSADFRLGPVEHARWYPRAPRSAELPEFVYGLPEWAGARLKDARLVAVPGCMAHAALLGLLPLVRAGLVRPEVVVDAKTGSSGGGATPDRSSHHPERASALRCYRPTGHRHTGEIEAATERFTGTRATVHFSATAVPSVRGILATVHAFAARPLEDANEPLRALASTYREHPFVNVLRANASASPFPEPGPLSGTNHCDLSVDVDAERGRIVVNAALDNLVKGAAGTAVHALNLMLGRPETEGLGFRGLHPL; from the coding sequence ATGACACGCGTCGCGGTGCTGGGGGCCGGGGGCTACGCGGGCGGCGAGGTGCTGCGGTTGTTGCTCGCCCACCCGGCGGTGGAGGTGGCCCAGGCCACGTCCGAGCAGCACGCCGGCAAGCGGCTCGACTTCCCCCACCCGCACCTGCGCGGCGCGAGCACGCTGCGCTTCGCGCCACACGACGCGCTGGAGCCGTGCGACGTGCTCGTCTCCTGCATGCCCTCCGGTGAGCTCATCCGCCGCTGGGCGCAGGTGAGCCCGCTCGCCGCGCGCATCATCGACCTGAGCGCGGACTTCCGGCTCGGGCCCGTCGAACATGCGCGCTGGTATCCGCGCGCGCCGCGTTCCGCGGAGCTGCCCGAGTTCGTCTACGGCCTGCCGGAGTGGGCGGGCGCGCGCTTGAAGGACGCGCGACTGGTGGCGGTGCCCGGGTGCATGGCCCACGCGGCGCTGCTCGGGTTGTTGCCCCTGGTGCGCGCGGGGCTGGTGCGCCCTGAGGTCGTGGTGGACGCGAAGACGGGCTCGTCCGGTGGCGGCGCGACGCCGGACCGCTCCTCGCATCACCCCGAGCGGGCCTCGGCCCTGCGCTGCTATCGGCCCACGGGCCATCGCCACACGGGAGAAATCGAGGCCGCGACGGAGCGCTTCACCGGCACGCGCGCCACCGTGCACTTCAGCGCGACGGCGGTGCCCAGCGTCCGGGGCATCCTGGCCACGGTGCACGCCTTCGCCGCGCGGCCGCTCGAGGACGCCAACGAGCCGCTGCGCGCGCTCGCCTCGACGTACCGTGAGCATCCGTTCGTGAACGTGCTGCGCGCCAACGCGAGCGCGTCACCGTTCCCCGAGCCGGGCCCGCTGTCGGGCACGAACCACTGTGACTTGTCGGTGGACGTGGACGCCGAGCGCGGGCGCATCGTGGTGAACGCGGCGCTGGACAACCTGGTGAAGGGCGCGGCGGGCACGGCCGTACATGCGCTGAACCTGATGCTGGGCAGACCTGAAACGGAGGGCCTCGGCTTCCGCGGCCTCCACCCCCTCTGA
- a CDS encoding sulfotransferase, with product MSTLTVLYITGWCRSGSTIIGNVLNEVEGCFHTGELSFLWKNAYGNGSNTMCGCGTPLVQCALWAKVLEQGVAPGESPQGHAARVVRRQLDTVRTRHTWRVLRQRMPSPELYEHAELLARTYRTIADATGSHIIVDSGKFPSEAALLPHVDGITPYYLHLVRDPRAVAHSWTKTKQYVVPMSAARSTAYWLGFNVASELVTRRHPERSLFLRYEDFIASPQATLDSLLELIQVDRSVNPVKGRTVVLGRNHTVTGNPDRFLSGSTLLRPGDDAWRKELPAKVKTLVSALAWPLTGRYQYRGPPAPVDVGSGAEPAKNTSDTGRGSLGTGTQS from the coding sequence ATGAGCACGCTGACCGTCCTCTACATCACCGGCTGGTGCCGCAGCGGCAGCACCATCATCGGCAACGTGCTCAACGAGGTGGAGGGCTGCTTCCACACCGGCGAGCTGAGCTTCCTGTGGAAGAACGCCTACGGGAACGGCTCCAACACGATGTGCGGCTGCGGCACGCCGCTGGTGCAGTGCGCCCTCTGGGCCAAGGTGCTGGAGCAGGGCGTGGCGCCGGGTGAGTCCCCCCAGGGCCACGCCGCGCGGGTGGTGCGCCGACAGCTGGACACGGTGCGCACGCGGCACACCTGGCGCGTGCTGCGTCAGCGGATGCCCTCGCCTGAGTTGTACGAGCACGCGGAGCTGCTCGCGCGGACGTACCGCACCATCGCGGACGCGACTGGCAGCCACATCATCGTGGACAGCGGGAAGTTCCCCTCCGAGGCGGCGCTGCTTCCGCACGTGGACGGAATCACGCCGTACTACCTGCACCTGGTGCGAGACCCTCGCGCGGTGGCGCACTCGTGGACGAAGACGAAGCAGTACGTCGTCCCGATGTCCGCCGCGCGCAGCACCGCGTACTGGCTGGGCTTCAACGTGGCCTCGGAGCTGGTCACCCGGCGTCACCCGGAGCGCTCGCTGTTCCTGCGCTACGAGGACTTCATCGCGTCGCCGCAGGCCACCCTCGATTCGCTGCTGGAGCTCATCCAGGTGGACCGCTCGGTGAATCCGGTGAAGGGGCGCACGGTGGTGCTGGGCCGCAACCACACCGTCACCGGCAACCCGGACCGGTTCCTCAGTGGCTCGACGCTGCTGCGGCCCGGCGACGATGCGTGGCGCAAGGAGCTGCCGGCGAAGGTGAAGACGTTGGTGTCCGCGCTCGCGTGGCCGCTGACGGGGCGCTACCAGTACCGGGGACCGCCGGCCCCCGTGGACGTCGGCTCTGGAGCCGAGCCCGCCAAGAACACGTCGGACACTGGGAGGGGGAGCCTTGGAACTGGGACTCAGTCATAA